The region CTATTTCGCTCCATTATCGAGGACACGCCTGGCGAAGCAGCTGCACGACGAGCGAATCAAGCTCGACGGCGGGCATCGTTAGCACCTCGGCGCTTGTAACAATCACTGCCAGATCGCCAGCGTTTGACAAATTCGGCAATTCCCGGCGGATACATTCGTATATGCGGCGGCGGATTCGGTTGCGCCGAACAGCCGATTTATATATTTTCTTACTTACTACCACCGCAAACCGCGGATATTTTCGACGCGGATTAGCAATATATTTCACCGTTAAACAACGCGAACGAATTGCTCTCCCGTTGCGGTAAAGGTAACCG is a window of Candidatus Saccharimonadaceae bacterium ML1 DNA encoding:
- the rnpA gene encoding ribonuclease P protein component; protein product: MLAATYRFHGHGSLGYLYRNGRAIRSRCLTVKYIANPRRKYPRFAVVVSKKIYKSAVRRNRIRRRIYECIRRELPNLSNAGDLAVIVTSAEVLTMPAVELDSLVVQLLRQACPR